One Drosophila kikkawai strain 14028-0561.14 chromosome 3L, DkikHiC1v2, whole genome shotgun sequence genomic window carries:
- the LOC108074971 gene encoding P protein, producing MNEETENGRSRSRRGYFFRIFRMSILLLLWVFFVTILSISHPEEEIKMTIVVMPNATVLKKITFPDNVVNVEFKGPIHKDYTDKQYIKDLPSVHVRAEWRDSTLKKIFVRSKLWKVYLSSNVSEYKHVLKKLQVSPSDKPYGYPKSEPISAEEWGSAVSVVSVESQSELPVGLLMILSNTEEETTMGVVYTLILIIALYALIITEYIDRCLGCILISVASLTLLACMGRLPTFEIITSWIDYGALMVLLGSMFMVAAMSDTGFFEYVTLVAYRTSKGHAWLLIYLLCMIAAFMSAVLDNVTVIMLLAPASIRLCEAAFINTKIVLIMLAMYANLGGSMTPMGAPDNILIIDRMIGDYEINFAYFTGNMLPPCVLCMLTIFGLIFVFVGERIYKIDDYQLERRRAMKKPTREIRNRMKELRRKMLTDKGSWLKPVPNYFNILATVEAYQSPMDLTLLIHIGIAVLFIIAGFILRSLPSIIPQSSFGWISMMAAFLLLILANKPDIGPLLAKIEWRILLYIASLFIISEAVLELGFITWLGHQVVTAVTNVEYNQQIIASMLILLWSSALLSAFFENTAVAAVLMMVCYEIEHADEVNIPLMSLIWALLLGTNFGGNGTLLASLSNEFVAAIAEDHGYKISFMEFFYMGFPIMLASLVVTSLYLITARAIVELGWLGSM from the exons atgaacGAAGAGACAGAGAACGGAAGGTCGCGATCCCGCCGGGGTTATTTTTTTAGGATTTTCCGGATGTCAATCCTTCTACTGCTTTGGGTCTTCTTCGTTACCATTTTAAGTATAAGCCATCCAGAGGAGGAGATCAAAATGACGATCGTTGTGATGCCAAACGCAACCGTATTGAAGAAGATAACATTTCCGGACAATGTCGTCAACGTGGAATTTAAGGGACCAATACACAAGGATTATACAGACAAACAATATATCAAGGATTTGCCCTCTGTTCATGTCCGGGCGGAGTGGCGTGATTCCACCCTGAAAAAGATCTTTGTTCGCTCAAAGTTGTGGAAAGTGTACCTGTCGTCGAATGTTAGCGAGTACAAGCATGTGTTGAAGAAATTACAG GTCTCCCCATCGGACAAACCCTACGGATATCCGAAAAGCGAGCCAATTTCCGCTGAAGAATGGGGTAGTGCCGTGTCGGTGGTTTCGGTGGAGAGCCAGAGTGAGTTGCCGGTGGGCCTGCTAATGATTTTAAGTAATACTGAGGAGGAAACCACAATGGGAGTGGTATATACCCTTATCCTGATCATCGCCCTGTACGCTTTGATCATCACGGAGTACATAGATCGCTGCTTAGGCTGTATACTCATTTCCGTTGCTTCACTGACCCTTTTGGCTTGTATGGGACGCCTGCCCACCTTCGAAATTATCACCAGCTGGATAGATTATGGGGCCTTGATGGTACTTCTGGGCAGTATGTTTATGGTGGCTGCGATGAGTGACACGGGATTCTTTGAGTACGTTACACTGGTGGCGTACAGGACCTCCAAGGGACATGCATGGCTTCTCATTTACCTATTGTGCATGATAGCTGCCTTTATGTCTGCCGTTCTGGATAATGTTACAGTCATCATGCTCCTGGCGCCAGCCTCCATAAGGCTGTGTGAGGCCGCATTTATCAACACCAAAATCGTACTCATCATGCTGGCCATGTACGCGAATCTGGGTGGATCCATGACGCCGATGGGAGCGCCAGATAACATACTCATAATCGATCGTATGATAGGTGATTACGAAATCAATTTCGCATACTTCACGGGAAACATGCTGCCGCCATGTGTGCTCTGTATGTTAACTATTTTTGGATTGATCTTCGTCTTTGTGGGTGAGCGAATCTATAAGATTGACGACTATCAGTTGGAGAGGAGGCGCGCCATGAAGAAACCCACGCGGGAGATCCGGAATCGCATGAAGGAGTTGAGGAGAAAGATGCTGACCGATAAAGGGAGCTGGCTTAAGCCGGTGCCCAATTACTTCAACATCCTGGCCACCGTGGAGGCGTACCAATCGCCCATGGACCTAACCCTGCTGATACATATCGGAATCGCCGTGCTCTTTATCATCGCGGGCTTTATCCTAAGATCATTGCCAAGTATAATTCCGCAATCATCTTTTGGTTGGATCTCCATGATGGCCGCCTTCCTGCTGCTCATCCTGGCCAACAAGCCCGACATCGGTCCATTGCTGGCTAAGATCGAGTGGAGAATTCTGCTCTACATAGCAAGCCTGTTCATCATAAGCGAGGCAGTTCTTGAGCTGGGCTTCATCACCTGGCTGGGTCATCAGGTGGTGACTGCAGTGACGAATGTGGAATACAATCAGCAGATCATAGCTAGCATGCTGATCCTTTTGTGGTCGTCTGCTTTGTTATCCGCTTTCTTTGAAAACACTGCAGTTGCGGCCGTTCTTATGATGGTTTGCTATGAGATTGAACATGCCGATGAGGTAAACATCCCGTTGATGTCGCTCATCTGGGCCCTCTTGCTCGGAACGAACTTTGGGGGCAATGGTACCTTGCTGGCCTCCCTGTCCAATGAATTTGTGGCGGCAATTGCCGAAGACCATGGCTACAAAATAAGCTTCATGGAATTCTTCTACATGGGCTTCCCCATTATGCTCGCGTCGTTGGTCGTCACCTCACTGTATCTGATCACTGCTCGGGCCATCGTAGAACTTGGCTGGCTAGGGAGTATGTAA
- the MsR1 gene encoding G-protein coupled receptor dmsr-1 produces MASGNNETAPLYCGSGMDNFHTSYKNMHGYVSLVVCILGTIANTLNIIVLTRREMRSPTNAILTGLAVADLAVMLEYIPYTIHDYILTDSLPREEKLSYSWACFIKFHSIFAQVLHTISIWLTVTLAVWRYIAVGYPQKNRVWCGMRTTIITITTAYVVCILVVSPSLYLITAITEYVDQLDANGKVINSIPMTQFVIDYRNEIMMSVRAAALNATPPNPLALNETLWLNVSSLVTSTTTTTIAPPVSTPSPVVRNVTVYRLYHSDLALHNVSLQNATFLIYGVVIKLIPCIALTILSVRLILALLEAKRRRKKLTSKPAPTASSNGTKSVINGKAADRPRKNSKTLEKEKQTDRTTRMLLAVLLLFLITEFPQGIMGLLNALLGDAFLVQCYLRLSDLMDILALINSSINFILYCSMSKQFRTTFTLLFRPKFLDKWLPVAQDEVAAARAERSAVAPTVLEKGIRKPQVVTATTTTNITQVTNL; encoded by the exons ATGGCCAGTGGCAACAATGAAACTGCGCCGCTCTACTGCGGCAGCGGCATGGATAATTTCCATACAAG CTACAAAAACATGCATGGCTATGTCTCCCTGGTGGTCTGCATCCTGGGCACCATAGCCAATACGCTGAACATTATAGTGCTAACCCGCAGGGAGATGCGTTCCCCAACAAATGCCATACTCACTGGACTGGCCGTGGCCGATCTGGCTGTAATGCTGGAATATATACCCTACACCATACACGACTATATCCTCACGGATAGCTTGCCACGCGAGGAGAAGCTCAGCTATAGTTGGGCCTGCTTCATCAAGTTCCATTCGATCTTTGCCCAGGTTCTGCATACGATATCCATTTGGCTAACAGTAACTCTGGCCGTTTGGAGATATATAGCCGTGGGTTATCCCCAGAAAAATCGGGTTTGGTGCGGAATGAGAACAACTATTATTACCATAACCACCGCCTATGTGGTATGCATATTGGTGGTTTCTCCCTCGCTTTATCTGATCACAGCCATAACCGAGTATGTGGATCAATTGGATGCCAATGGCAAGGTTATTAACTCCATACCCATGACACAGTTTGTGATTGATTATCGGAATGAGATAATGATGAGTGTTAGGGCGGCGGCTTTGAATGCCACGCCCCCGAATCCATTGGCTTTGAATGAAACTCTCTGGTTAAATGTGAGTTCCTTGGTtacatcaacaacaacgactACTATTGCGCCACCGGTATCTACCCCCTCGCCGGTGGTAAGAAATGTCACGGTATATCGGTTATATCACAGTGACCTGGCCCTGCACAATGTTTCGCTGCAGAATGCCACCTTTCTTATATACGGGGTTGTGATTAAGCTGATACCCTGCATAGCACTAACCATACTATCGGTACGTCTGATCCTAGCCTTGCTGGAGGCCAAGCGTCGCAGGAAGAAGCTCACTAGCAAACCGGCTCCGACTGCCTCGAGCAATGGCACCAAGTCCGTGATCAATGGGAAGGCAGCGGACAGGCCAAGGAAAAATAGCAAAACCCTTGAGAAAGAAAAGCAAACGGATCGCACAACCAGGATGCTGCTGGCGGTTTTGCTGCTCTTCCTCATCACTGAGTTCCCGCAGGGCATTATGGGTCTGCTGAATGCCCTCCTCGGCGATGCCTTCTTAGTCCAATGCTACCTTAGACTGA GCGACCTGATGGACATTTTGGCCCTCATAAACTCCAGCATCAACTTCATTCTGTACTGCTCGATGAGCAAACAGTTCCGGACCACCTTTACCCTACTCTTTCGTCCTAAATTTCTGGACAAGTGGCTGCCAGTAGCCCAGGACGAAGTGGCAGCCGCTCGAGCAGAACGATCAGCGGTGGCTCCGACTGTCCTGGAGAAGGGTATACGCAAACCCCAAGTGGTGactgccaccaccaccacgaaCATCACGCAGGTGACGAATCTGTAG